One window of Akkermansia biwaensis genomic DNA carries:
- a CDS encoding division/cell wall cluster transcriptional repressor MraZ: protein MSSVSDNLFGAYTHKLDPKNRIAIPTEWRPSEGCALLLLSGRRLDLPTVKVYTRDKFLQLIEKIKSAPGYSEAQIDLFIGKLYANCVEAIINAQGKLLIPKPMCEHAQLSSAVRLAGRGGYFELWEPSTYEEVALRENASISDINQSFGIF from the coding sequence ATGAGCAGTGTATCAGACAACCTATTTGGTGCATACACGCACAAGCTTGACCCCAAAAACCGGATTGCGATTCCGACAGAATGGAGGCCAAGCGAAGGCTGTGCCCTGCTCCTGTTATCCGGACGGCGCCTTGACCTGCCGACGGTGAAAGTCTATACCCGGGACAAATTCCTGCAACTCATTGAAAAAATCAAATCTGCGCCAGGCTACAGTGAAGCGCAGATCGACCTGTTCATCGGCAAACTATACGCAAATTGCGTGGAAGCCATCATCAACGCCCAGGGCAAGCTGCTGATTCCCAAACCTATGTGTGAGCATGCACAACTGAGTTCCGCAGTGCGCCTTGCCGGCCGCGGCGGCTATTTCGAATTATGGGAACCCTCAACCTATGAAGAAGTCGCCCTGCGCGAAAACGCCAGCATTTCTGACATTAACCAATCCTTCGGCATTTTCTGA